From a region of the Hymenobacter jejuensis genome:
- a CDS encoding glycoside hydrolase family 88/105 protein: MRWMSLFFALAALPLQAQKLPKQKDILKKMTLANAYFMKKWPDPGKEIVTNIARPSNIWTRGVYYEGLMALYNTDKQQRYYDYAVDWGQKHNWGLRKGITDRNADDQCAGQTYIDLYLIDPKPERIHDIKASIDLMVQSDKIDDWNWIDALQMAMPVYARLGVLYKDNAYFEKMYQIYNYSKTQHGTNGLYNPQDQLWWRDKDFVPPYKEPNGEDCYWSRGNGWVVAAMVRVLDIMPKDAPHREEYEQMYMSMMKALPPLQRADGYWNVSLHDPTHFGGKELSGTALFVYGMTWGMNKGLLDSKVYKPIVIKAWNAMAKECVQRDGSLAYVQGTGKEPKDGQPVSLTSRPDFEDYGLGCFLLAGSELYKLK; the protein is encoded by the coding sequence ATGCGGTGGATGAGCTTGTTCTTCGCGCTGGCTGCTTTGCCGCTACAGGCCCAAAAACTGCCCAAGCAGAAGGACATTCTGAAGAAGATGACCTTGGCCAATGCCTACTTCATGAAGAAGTGGCCGGACCCCGGCAAGGAAATCGTGACCAACATCGCGCGGCCCAGCAACATCTGGACGCGGGGCGTGTACTACGAAGGCTTGATGGCGCTCTACAACACCGATAAGCAGCAGCGCTACTACGACTATGCCGTGGACTGGGGCCAGAAGCACAACTGGGGCCTGCGCAAAGGCATCACCGATCGCAACGCCGACGACCAGTGCGCCGGCCAGACCTACATTGATCTGTACCTGATCGACCCCAAGCCCGAGCGCATTCACGACATCAAGGCCAGCATCGACCTGATGGTGCAGAGCGACAAAATCGACGACTGGAACTGGATTGATGCCTTGCAGATGGCTATGCCGGTATATGCTCGCCTGGGCGTGCTGTATAAGGACAATGCCTACTTCGAGAAGATGTACCAGATCTACAACTACTCGAAAACGCAGCACGGTACCAACGGCCTCTACAACCCACAAGACCAGCTTTGGTGGCGCGATAAGGACTTTGTGCCGCCGTACAAAGAGCCCAACGGCGAAGATTGCTACTGGAGCCGCGGCAACGGTTGGGTAGTGGCGGCCATGGTGCGCGTACTCGACATTATGCCCAAAGACGCGCCGCACCGCGAAGAATACGAGCAGATGTACATGAGCATGATGAAGGCGCTGCCGCCCTTGCAACGTGCGGATGGCTACTGGAACGTGAGCCTGCACGACCCGACGCACTTCGGCGGCAAGGAGCTTTCGGGCACCGCATTGTTCGTTTACGGCATGACCTGGGGTATGAATAAGGGCCTGTTGGACAGCAAAGTATACAAGCCCATCGTGATCAAAGCCTGGAATGCCATGGCCAAAGAGTGCGTGCAGCGCGACGGTTCGTTGGCCTATGTGCAGGGCACCGGCAAAGAGCCCAAAGACGGCCAGCCCGTATCGCTCACTTCCCGCCCCGATTTTGAAGACTACGGCTTGGGCTGCTTCCTGCTGGCCGGCAGTGAGTTGTACAAGCTGAAATAG
- a CDS encoding oligogalacturonate lyase family protein gives MKNLHAFLSGCLVLFSVNAQAQAQLETGSQKPMPAQWIDKDTGHKVVRLTDKVSGNNASFYFHNNPFVKGAAGAGDKMVFYHTDAQGKQLYALNLKTLQAEPLTRHFAQVSGEIVAPKHRDVYYQTQDTVYATNIDTKKTRRVFVFPKDFKASITSLNADETQLGGAWSTDAEKEISKKYPEKSDYFNRIYESKLPRTLFTVNVQTAKLDKLFTDSAWLNHVQFSPTDPNLLMFCHEGPWHKVDRIWTINTKTKAVKLVHKRTMDMEIAGHEFFSPDGKTIWFDNQLPRGATFYLTGANLQTGQEKKYQMTRDEWSIHFTISPDQKLFAGDGGDAGQVAKAQNGTWIYLFHPEGDKFRSEKLVNMKAHGYKLEPNIHFSPDGKWLIFRANFEGSEQVYAVELAPAAKGSVGKAGK, from the coding sequence ATGAAAAACTTACATGCCTTCCTGAGCGGTTGCTTGGTTCTCTTCAGCGTAAACGCTCAAGCCCAGGCCCAACTGGAAACTGGCTCGCAAAAGCCGATGCCCGCGCAGTGGATTGATAAGGATACCGGCCACAAAGTCGTGCGCCTAACCGATAAGGTAAGCGGCAACAACGCCAGCTTCTACTTTCACAACAATCCGTTTGTGAAGGGCGCTGCCGGTGCCGGCGATAAGATGGTGTTTTATCACACCGACGCGCAGGGAAAGCAGCTTTATGCCTTGAATCTGAAGACCTTACAGGCCGAGCCGCTGACGCGCCACTTCGCGCAGGTGAGCGGCGAGATTGTCGCGCCCAAGCACCGCGACGTGTATTACCAGACGCAGGATACGGTGTACGCCACCAACATCGACACCAAGAAAACGCGGCGCGTATTCGTGTTCCCCAAAGATTTCAAGGCCAGCATTACCTCGCTCAACGCCGACGAAACCCAGCTGGGTGGTGCGTGGTCGACAGATGCGGAGAAGGAGATTTCGAAGAAGTATCCGGAGAAGTCCGATTATTTCAACCGCATTTACGAGTCGAAGCTGCCGCGCACGCTCTTTACGGTGAACGTGCAGACGGCGAAGCTCGACAAGCTGTTTACCGACAGCGCCTGGCTCAACCACGTGCAGTTTTCGCCCACCGACCCCAACCTGCTCATGTTCTGCCACGAAGGCCCGTGGCACAAGGTGGATCGCATCTGGACGATCAATACCAAAACCAAAGCCGTGAAGCTCGTGCACAAGCGTACGATGGACATGGAAATCGCTGGGCATGAGTTCTTTAGCCCCGACGGCAAAACCATCTGGTTCGACAACCAGCTGCCGCGCGGCGCCACCTTCTACCTGACAGGCGCCAACTTACAAACCGGTCAGGAAAAGAAATACCAGATGACCCGCGACGAGTGGTCTATCCACTTTACCATCTCGCCCGATCAGAAGCTGTTTGCCGGCGACGGCGGCGATGCCGGCCAAGTCGCGAAGGCCCAGAACGGCACTTGGATCTACCTTTTTCACCCCGAAGGCGACAAGTTTCGCTCGGAAAAGCTGGTGAACATGAAGGCCCACGGCTACAAGCTGGAGCCCAACATTCACTTCTCACCCGATGGTAAGTGGCTGATTTTCAGAGCCAATTTTGAAGGCAGCGAACAAGTGTACGCCGTGGAGCTGGCTCCGGCTGCGAAGGGCAGTGTCGGGAAAGCAGGTAAATGA
- a CDS encoding GH39 family glycosyl hydrolase, which yields MLGLFLWLSVTGNAQAQTSTGKPFPTVTIQVDLTQPKGRMDPVWAWFGYDEPNYTYMKDGQKLLSELAALSPTPVYVRVHNLLNTGDGTAALKWGSTNAYTEDANGRPVYNWTIIDKIFDSYIKRGMKPLAEIGFMPEALSTKPQPYQHQWEPGKPYEAIHTGWRYPPKDYEKFAELVRQWVLHSVQRYGKAEVESWYWELWNEPDAPYWGGTPEEYQKLYDYSMGAVRRALPTAKVGGPHITGPGNAKAAAFLKAFMEHCRSGKNYVTGQTGSPLDFIAFHAKGAPRVVNGAVQMNLGTQLRQISTGFQIVASYPEFSRLPIIIGESDPEGCAACGMKTNPENAYRNGTLYASYTAAAFARKYELADYHKVNFKGAVTWAFEFENTPWFYGFRDLATNGVDKPVLNVFRMYGMMRGNRVAVTGNMAYNTLAVRDSSVRRAPDVNALAARDTTANAATVMVWNYHDDNLPAPASPVEVVVRGLGAAKSVQVIQYRIDQTHSNSYTAWQKMGSPQQPTAAQVAQLEKAGQLQQFAAPSKATVTKGEVRLKTELPRQAVALYKLTW from the coding sequence ATGCTAGGGCTGTTTTTATGGCTGAGCGTAACGGGAAACGCCCAGGCGCAGACTTCCACTGGCAAGCCGTTTCCTACTGTCACTATCCAAGTTGATCTCACGCAACCCAAAGGCCGCATGGACCCCGTGTGGGCCTGGTTTGGTTACGACGAACCCAACTACACCTACATGAAGGACGGCCAAAAGCTGCTCTCGGAGCTGGCTGCTCTCAGCCCGACGCCGGTGTACGTGCGGGTGCACAACCTACTTAACACCGGCGACGGCACGGCGGCTCTGAAATGGGGTTCGACCAACGCCTACACCGAAGATGCCAACGGCCGCCCGGTCTACAACTGGACCATCATCGATAAGATTTTCGACAGCTACATCAAGCGGGGCATGAAGCCGCTGGCGGAGATCGGGTTTATGCCGGAGGCGCTCTCGACCAAGCCCCAGCCCTACCAGCACCAGTGGGAGCCGGGCAAGCCCTACGAGGCCATTCATACCGGCTGGCGCTATCCGCCGAAAGACTACGAGAAGTTTGCCGAGCTGGTACGCCAATGGGTGCTGCATTCGGTGCAGCGTTACGGCAAAGCTGAGGTCGAAAGCTGGTACTGGGAGCTATGGAACGAACCCGATGCACCGTACTGGGGCGGCACGCCCGAGGAATACCAAAAGCTCTACGACTACTCCATGGGCGCCGTGCGCCGTGCGCTACCAACCGCCAAAGTGGGCGGTCCGCACATTACGGGGCCGGGCAATGCCAAGGCAGCGGCTTTTCTGAAAGCCTTCATGGAACACTGCCGCAGCGGCAAAAACTACGTCACGGGCCAGACCGGTTCGCCGCTCGATTTCATTGCGTTTCACGCCAAAGGCGCCCCACGCGTAGTCAACGGAGCAGTGCAAATGAACTTGGGTACGCAACTGCGTCAGATCTCGACGGGCTTCCAGATTGTGGCTTCCTATCCGGAGTTCAGTCGCTTGCCCATCATCATCGGCGAGTCGGACCCGGAAGGCTGCGCGGCTTGCGGCATGAAAACCAACCCCGAAAACGCCTACCGCAACGGCACGCTCTACGCCAGCTATACGGCCGCAGCGTTTGCGCGCAAATACGAACTAGCTGACTATCATAAAGTTAATTTCAAAGGCGCCGTTACGTGGGCTTTTGAGTTCGAGAACACGCCGTGGTTCTATGGCTTCCGCGATCTGGCTACCAACGGCGTCGATAAGCCGGTGCTGAACGTGTTTCGGATGTATGGCATGATGCGTGGCAACCGCGTGGCCGTGACCGGCAACATGGCCTACAACACGCTGGCCGTGCGCGACTCCAGCGTGCGCCGCGCTCCCGATGTGAACGCTCTGGCCGCCCGCGATACTACCGCTAACGCCGCTACCGTAATGGTCTGGAACTACCACGACGACAACCTGCCCGCGCCCGCTTCGCCGGTAGAAGTAGTCGTGCGAGGCCTCGGTGCAGCCAAAAGCGTGCAGGTAATCCAGTACCGCATCGACCAGACGCACAGCAACTCCTACACGGCGTGGCAGAAAATGGGCTCGCCCCAGCAGCCCACCGCCGCGCAAGTTGCCCAACTCGAAAAAGCGGGTCAGCTACAGCAGTTTGCCGCGCCGAGCAAGGCTACCGTCACCAAAGGAGAGGTGCGGCTGAAAACAGAGTTGCCGCGCCAAGCCGTGGCCTTGTACAAGCTGACGTGGTAA
- a CDS encoding polysaccharide deacetylase family protein has product MKRGCLFVLCWLAAMVAGAQIVRQPIPDKLVVLTFDDGPVTHAAFVAPLLKKYGFGGTFFVCEFPPNFADKTKYMSWQQIRQLDRMGFEVANHTLTHKHVNKLTKPQLVAELDSLEKRCQTYQIPRPVTFAYPGYDTAPTAFEVLKEKGYLFARAGYDRAYNPLVDHPYLVPGFTMKTDNKALIMNALQQAKNGKIVVLTVHGIPDYEHDWVTTQPALFEEYMKYLHDNHYRVIALRDLAKYINVSEAAQKLSLTIPKSAQ; this is encoded by the coding sequence ATGAAACGAGGATGCCTGTTTGTCCTTTGCTGGCTTGCTGCGATGGTGGCCGGTGCCCAGATCGTGCGCCAGCCCATTCCGGATAAGCTCGTCGTGCTCACCTTCGACGATGGGCCGGTGACACACGCCGCGTTTGTGGCGCCGCTGCTGAAGAAATACGGCTTCGGAGGCACGTTTTTCGTCTGCGAGTTTCCGCCCAATTTCGCCGACAAAACCAAGTACATGAGCTGGCAGCAGATCCGGCAGCTCGACCGCATGGGCTTCGAGGTGGCCAACCATACGCTCACGCACAAGCACGTCAATAAGCTGACCAAGCCGCAGCTGGTAGCCGAGCTAGATTCCCTCGAAAAGCGCTGCCAGACATACCAGATTCCGCGGCCCGTCACCTTCGCGTATCCCGGCTACGACACGGCGCCCACCGCCTTCGAGGTGCTAAAAGAGAAAGGCTACCTCTTCGCCCGCGCCGGCTACGATCGTGCCTACAATCCTTTGGTCGATCATCCGTACCTGGTTCCAGGCTTCACAATGAAGACGGATAATAAGGCTTTGATTATGAATGCCTTACAACAAGCCAAAAACGGCAAGATCGTGGTGCTCACGGTGCACGGCATACCCGACTACGAGCACGACTGGGTGACTACACAACCGGCTCTATTTGAAGAGTATATGAAATACCTACACGACAACCACTACCGGGTGATTGCCCTGCGGGATCTGGCCAAATACATCAACGTGTCGGAAGCTGCGCAAAAGCTCAGCCTGACCATTCCAAAGTCGGCGCAATGA
- a CDS encoding GNAT family N-acetyltransferase, whose protein sequence is MPVSSSYATQIQPLTPVLETERLRLRGLQTQDLDEFLIMWSDPEFFRYLGGKPQKREEVWRRMIAQQGHWSLMGYGYWGVEEKSTGRFVGNVGFADFRRDLMPSIEGMPEIGWVLAPRVHGLGYATEAVQAALDWGEQHFEPKQIACIIDPDNAASLRVAHKFGFQEIARTTYNNEPILVLQR, encoded by the coding sequence ATGCCCGTCTCTTCTTCCTACGCAACCCAAATCCAGCCCCTAACTCCTGTTCTCGAAACCGAGCGACTACGGCTGCGCGGCCTCCAAACTCAGGATTTAGATGAGTTTCTTATCATGTGGTCAGATCCCGAGTTTTTCCGCTACCTGGGTGGGAAGCCGCAAAAAAGGGAAGAAGTATGGCGCCGGATGATCGCCCAGCAAGGACATTGGAGCCTGATGGGCTACGGCTACTGGGGCGTTGAAGAAAAGAGCACCGGCCGGTTCGTCGGCAACGTCGGCTTCGCCGACTTTCGCCGCGATCTTATGCCCTCCATCGAGGGGATGCCGGAAATCGGGTGGGTGCTGGCGCCGCGGGTGCACGGCCTAGGCTATGCGACAGAAGCTGTGCAAGCGGCCTTAGATTGGGGAGAGCAGCATTTCGAACCCAAGCAAATTGCCTGCATCATCGACCCGGATAACGCTGCTTCTCTGCGAGTTGCCCATAAGTTCGGCTTCCAGGAAATTGCTCGCACTACTTATAACAATGAGCCCATTTTGGTTCTACAACGGTAA
- the blaOXA gene encoding class D beta-lactamase, with product MRLLLLPVFLLCYFLAPAQRVTERDFRKYFDEQGVEGSFLLFDAKANQYTAYNLSRCREGFLPASTFKIPNTLIGLEAGALRDTSEICHWDGVQREIAAWNTDMPYAQALRVSCVPCYQQLARRIGAARYQTWLAKLKFGRMNVTAATVDTFWLTGTSRITQFEQIDFLRRFQSGKLPIAKRHQDAVKALLVLGKGPNWMLRGKTGWTGFWRAGKSNHNGWFVGWVEQNGQAYFFALNMEPKNGGPATQEFIQGRRAITEKILRQEFQLMQ from the coding sequence ATGCGCCTGCTGCTGTTGCCCGTTTTTCTCTTGTGTTACTTTCTGGCGCCTGCCCAACGCGTGACGGAGCGCGACTTTCGGAAATACTTCGACGAGCAGGGCGTAGAAGGTTCGTTTCTGCTGTTCGACGCCAAAGCTAACCAATACACGGCCTACAACCTTTCGCGCTGCCGCGAAGGCTTTCTGCCCGCTTCGACTTTCAAAATCCCCAATACGCTTATTGGCCTCGAAGCCGGCGCCCTGCGCGACACCAGCGAAATCTGCCACTGGGACGGCGTACAACGCGAAATTGCCGCTTGGAACACCGACATGCCCTACGCCCAAGCCCTGCGCGTGTCGTGCGTGCCGTGTTACCAGCAGCTGGCGCGGCGCATCGGCGCGGCGCGCTACCAAACGTGGCTGGCCAAGCTAAAATTTGGCCGCATGAACGTAACCGCAGCCACCGTCGATACCTTTTGGCTCACCGGCACTTCGCGCATCACGCAGTTCGAGCAAATTGATTTCTTGCGGCGCTTCCAGAGCGGAAAACTGCCCATCGCCAAGCGCCACCAAGACGCCGTGAAAGCCTTGCTGGTCCTGGGCAAAGGCCCAAACTGGATGCTGCGCGGCAAAACCGGCTGGACGGGCTTCTGGCGCGCCGGCAAAAGCAACCACAACGGCTGGTTCGTAGGCTGGGTCGAGCAAAATGGACAGGCCTATTTCTTCGCCCTGAACATGGAGCCCAAAAACGGCGGTCCGGCCACCCAAGAATTTATTCAGGGTCGCCGGGCCATCACCGAAAAGATCCTGCGTCAAGAGTTTCAACTGATGCAGTAA
- the proB gene encoding glutamate 5-kinase: MALPYKRIIVKIGSNVLTQADGLPDAARIEHLVAQIAALKAQGLEVIVVSSGAVASGRSLIKISDKADAVTSRQLLASVGQVKLLTLYAELFGQHQLVCSQVLVTKEDFRDRVHYLNMQNCFRALLQHNIVPIVNENDVISVTELMFTDNDELAGLIASMLDADALLILSNVDGIFNGDPKNPASELIAEIAPTTTSFSSFVTTQRSQFGRGGMITKCHMAHKVAQLGITVHIANGKTDNVLPRLLQEDVANTRFLPNKSASGKKKWIAHSESAAKGAVRVNAGAKTALTDATHAVSLLPIGVVSIIGEFQKGDIIRLLDEHEKPIGLGIAEYSSEKAQERLGQKNQKPLVHYDYLFINT, encoded by the coding sequence ATGGCGCTTCCCTACAAAAGAATCATTGTTAAAATTGGCTCCAACGTGCTCACGCAAGCCGATGGCCTTCCCGACGCCGCCCGCATCGAGCACCTAGTGGCCCAGATTGCGGCGCTCAAAGCGCAGGGCTTGGAGGTGATTGTGGTGTCGTCGGGGGCCGTGGCGTCGGGGCGCAGCCTGATCAAGATTTCGGATAAAGCCGACGCCGTAACGAGCCGCCAACTGCTGGCTTCGGTGGGGCAGGTGAAGCTGCTAACGCTGTACGCCGAGCTGTTTGGCCAGCACCAGCTGGTGTGCTCGCAGGTGCTCGTGACCAAAGAGGATTTTCGCGACCGCGTGCACTACCTCAACATGCAGAACTGCTTCCGGGCGCTGCTGCAACACAACATCGTGCCCATCGTGAATGAGAACGACGTGATTTCGGTCACCGAACTCATGTTTACCGACAACGACGAGCTGGCTGGCCTTATCGCCTCCATGCTCGATGCCGATGCGCTGCTGATCTTGAGCAACGTCGACGGCATTTTCAACGGCGACCCCAAGAACCCCGCTTCCGAGCTCATCGCCGAAATTGCTCCCACGACCACCAGCTTTTCGTCGTTCGTGACCACGCAGCGCTCGCAATTCGGGCGCGGCGGCATGATTACGAAGTGCCACATGGCTCACAAAGTGGCGCAACTGGGCATCACGGTGCACATTGCCAACGGCAAAACCGATAACGTGCTGCCGCGGCTGCTTCAGGAGGACGTAGCCAACACGAGATTTCTGCCCAACAAATCGGCTTCGGGCAAAAAGAAGTGGATCGCGCATTCCGAGAGCGCGGCCAAAGGAGCCGTGCGGGTAAATGCCGGCGCCAAAACCGCCCTCACCGACGCCACGCACGCCGTGAGCCTGCTACCCATAGGTGTCGTGAGCATCATCGGCGAGTTTCAAAAAGGCGACATCATCCGCCTGCTCGACGAACACGAAAAGCCCATCGGCCTAGGCATCGCCGAATACAGCTCCGAAAAAGCGCAGGAGCGCCTCGGCCAAAAAAACCAAAAGCCACTGGTGCATTATGATTATCTTTTCATAAATACTTGA
- a CDS encoding glutamate-5-semialdehyde dehydrogenase produces the protein MNLQATFESTREASRGLGLVPTETIDALLLDLAETAVAQTPFLLAENEKDLARMAPDDPKYDRLTLTSARIQAIADDIRNVARLTSPLGEMLLQKELPNGLQISKVRVPLGVVGVIYEARPNVTFDVFSLCFKTGNACILKGGSDAAYSNAAIMTVIQEVILRHNLDPAIVALLPPDRQATEALLQAVGFVDVLIPRGSQQLIDFVRSNAKVPVIETGAGIVHTYFDETADLAKGRAIVANAKTRRVSVCNALDCLLLHQARLVDLPALVAPLAAANVLLYADAQAFTALRGLYPTDMLQPATDEHFGTEFLSLKMAVKTVNNLEEALTHIAHHSSKHSEAIVSESPAHIEQFLNSVDAAAVYANASTAFTDGAQFGLGAEIGISTQKLHARGPMGLEELTSYKWIVRGDGQIRNG, from the coding sequence ATGAATCTTCAAGCCACCTTCGAAAGTACCCGAGAGGCCAGCCGCGGCTTAGGATTGGTGCCTACCGAAACGATAGATGCGCTGCTGCTCGACCTAGCGGAAACCGCCGTGGCGCAAACACCTTTCCTGCTAGCCGAAAACGAGAAGGACCTCGCCCGCATGGCGCCCGACGATCCGAAATACGACCGGCTGACCCTGACTTCTGCGCGCATCCAAGCCATCGCCGACGACATCCGGAACGTGGCCAGGCTAACATCACCATTGGGCGAGATGCTGCTGCAAAAGGAGCTACCCAATGGCTTGCAAATCAGCAAGGTGCGTGTGCCGTTGGGAGTGGTAGGCGTTATCTACGAAGCCCGCCCGAACGTGACGTTCGATGTGTTTTCGCTGTGCTTCAAAACCGGCAATGCCTGCATCCTGAAAGGCGGCAGCGACGCGGCGTATTCCAACGCCGCGATCATGACCGTGATCCAGGAGGTAATTCTGCGCCATAACCTCGACCCCGCCATTGTTGCGCTGCTTCCCCCCGACCGCCAAGCCACCGAAGCGCTCCTGCAAGCCGTGGGATTCGTGGACGTTCTGATTCCGCGGGGCAGTCAGCAACTCATTGATTTTGTGCGCAGTAACGCCAAAGTACCCGTCATTGAAACCGGCGCGGGCATTGTGCATACCTACTTCGACGAAACCGCCGATTTAGCCAAAGGCCGGGCCATTGTCGCGAATGCCAAAACCCGTCGCGTGAGCGTCTGCAATGCCCTAGACTGCCTGCTGCTGCATCAAGCTCGCTTGGTTGATTTGCCGGCGTTGGTGGCACCTTTGGCTGCGGCCAACGTCCTGCTCTATGCTGATGCCCAAGCCTTTACGGCCCTGCGCGGCCTGTACCCCACGGATATGTTGCAGCCTGCCACGGACGAGCATTTCGGCACCGAGTTTTTGTCTTTGAAAATGGCCGTCAAGACGGTTAATAATCTGGAAGAAGCGCTCACGCACATCGCGCACCACAGCTCTAAGCACAGCGAAGCCATCGTTTCGGAAAGCCCGGCGCACATCGAGCAGTTTCTGAACAGCGTGGATGCCGCCGCCGTGTATGCCAACGCCTCCACCGCCTTCACCGACGGCGCACAATTCGGCTTAGGGGCCGAAATCGGCATCAGCACGCAAAAGCTGCACGCTCGCGGCCCGATGGGGCTGGAAGAACTCACCAGCTATAAGTGGATTGTACGCGGCGACGGACAAATTCGCAATGGCTAA
- a CDS encoding GNAT family N-acetyltransferase: MIYSDQQLAQQLERTEARANAAFVEARASLFPESKAQWIEVAGTYAMFDGPESPLTQTFGLGLFGEVTHPDLDKLEAFFTERSAPILHEISPMADAELLSLLNERGYQPIEYTSVLYRDLTEDLDYQIADNKHLATRLIATGEEERWARTLAQGWSTEMPDLSDFILELGQITANTAGAFPFLAALHDEPIAAGGLYIYDGVALLAGASTIAAGRRQGAQLALLNARLQYAAQQGCTIAMMGASPGSQSQRNAEKHGFRIAYTRTKWQLVSD, encoded by the coding sequence ATGATATACTCCGATCAACAATTAGCGCAGCAATTGGAGCGCACCGAAGCGCGGGCGAATGCGGCCTTTGTAGAAGCACGCGCCAGCCTCTTCCCGGAAAGCAAGGCGCAGTGGATTGAGGTTGCCGGTACTTATGCCATGTTCGATGGCCCAGAGTCGCCGCTGACGCAGACTTTTGGCCTGGGGCTTTTCGGCGAGGTCACGCATCCGGATCTGGATAAGCTGGAGGCGTTTTTCACAGAACGGAGCGCGCCTATTTTGCACGAAATCAGTCCGATGGCCGATGCTGAGCTGTTGAGTTTGTTGAACGAGCGAGGCTATCAGCCGATAGAATACACCAGCGTCCTGTATCGCGATCTTACAGAAGATCTTGATTATCAGATTGCTGATAATAAACACTTAGCTACGCGCCTGATTGCAACCGGAGAAGAGGAGCGCTGGGCTCGCACCTTGGCGCAGGGGTGGAGCACCGAAATGCCCGACCTCTCGGATTTTATCCTCGAATTAGGCCAGATCACGGCCAACACCGCAGGCGCATTTCCCTTTCTGGCAGCCCTGCACGACGAGCCCATTGCCGCTGGTGGCCTCTACATCTACGACGGCGTTGCCCTGCTGGCCGGCGCCAGCACAATTGCGGCCGGTCGGCGGCAAGGGGCGCAGCTTGCGTTGCTTAATGCACGGCTGCAATACGCTGCCCAACAAGGCTGTACCATTGCCATGATGGGTGCATCGCCCGGCAGTCAATCGCAGCGAAATGCCGAGAAACATGGTTTCCGCATTGCGTACACCCGCACCAAGTGGCAATTAGTATCTGATTGA